One window from the genome of Magnolia sinica isolate HGM2019 chromosome 4, MsV1, whole genome shotgun sequence encodes:
- the LOC131244471 gene encoding uncharacterized protein LOC131244471 yields MAQLISSRTNLKSTVSDNSANLNLNQPASSSSQGHLAKKGKTTTCSSTGDVIEVLLTSIRGVTVARGIVLSKDPLTKVGGFPLGNGFWEVYIQVAIVREETLMRPYGRYRTIGDAAGTSICWPDCCCLVVTTMD; encoded by the exons ATGGCGCAGCTGATATCCTCTAGGACAAATCTGAAATCCACAGTATCAGATAATTCAGCTAATCTCAACCTAAACCAACCGGCCTCATCATCAAGCCAG GGACACTTAGCGAAAAAGGGAAAGACTACGACTTGCAGTAGTACCGGG GACGTAATCGAAGTTCTTCTTACTAGTATCCGTGGGGTTACTGTCGCTAGAGGGATTGTCTTGAGTAAGGATCCGCTCACAAAAGTAGGCGGGTTCCCACTTGGAAATGGTTTTTGGGAAGTATATATTCAGGTGGCAATTGTACGTGAAGAGACTTTGATGAGACCCTATGGACGATACAGAACAATTGGGGATGCGGCTGGAACAAGTATTTGTTGGCCTGATTGTTGTTGTTTg gttGTGACAACTATGGATTGA